One bacterium genomic window carries:
- the folB gene encoding dihydroneopterin aldolase — protein MSDRILLHEMAFYAYHGLNPEEQAEGQVFVVNVAVEAELHRAGHTDAIEDSLDYRDLYARVRQVMTEERYKLLEAVAEAVAHRLLEIERVQAVTVQVRKPHVKLGGALAYAGVEVTRRKRT, from the coding sequence ATGAGCGACCGGATCCTGTTGCACGAGATGGCGTTTTACGCCTATCACGGGCTGAACCCTGAGGAACAGGCCGAAGGGCAGGTCTTCGTGGTCAACGTCGCCGTCGAGGCGGAGCTGCATCGGGCCGGGCACACCGATGCGATCGAGGATTCACTCGACTACCGCGACCTGTACGCCCGCGTTCGTCAGGTCATGACGGAGGAGCGCTACAAGCTTCTCGAGGCGGTCGCCGAGGCAGTGGCGCACCGCCTCCTAGAGATCGAGCGCGTCCAGGCGGTCACGGTCCAAGTCAGGAAACCCCACGTGAAGCTGGGGGGCGCCCTGGCCTATGCCGGGGTCGAAGTCACGCGTCGGAAGCGGACATGA
- the folP gene encoding dihydropteroate synthase → MTIPPIRCGRFSIAFGPRTLIMGIINMAPDSFAGDGLAGDAGAAEARGHEMAAAGADLFDVGGRSTRPGAPPVDFDEERVRTIPAIRRLASAGLLVSVDTFSARVAAAALGAGAVMVNDVSGLRGDPAMASVVARAGVPVVIMDWDDRVGARDVVRETVMFLQRQLAVAVAAGIAETQVLVDPGYGFGLALDQNLEILRRLRELAVLGRPILIGTSRKGSIGKVLNLPVHERLEGTAATVAVAIMNGVDVVRAHDVRAIVRVARMTDAITRGAPRLPA, encoded by the coding sequence ATGACGATTCCACCGATTCGGTGCGGGAGGTTCTCGATCGCGTTCGGGCCCCGTACGCTGATCATGGGAATCATCAACATGGCGCCCGACTCGTTTGCCGGGGACGGACTCGCCGGTGACGCGGGTGCGGCCGAGGCGCGCGGTCACGAGATGGCGGCCGCAGGGGCCGACCTGTTCGACGTGGGAGGCCGCTCGACACGCCCCGGCGCGCCCCCGGTCGATTTCGATGAGGAGCGCGTGCGGACGATTCCGGCGATCAGACGACTGGCAAGCGCCGGCCTCCTCGTCAGCGTGGACACCTTTTCCGCGCGTGTGGCCGCTGCCGCGCTCGGCGCAGGCGCGGTCATGGTGAACGACGTCTCCGGCCTCCGGGGCGATCCGGCCATGGCCTCGGTCGTGGCCCGGGCGGGTGTGCCGGTGGTCATCATGGACTGGGATGATCGGGTCGGCGCCCGTGATGTCGTCCGGGAGACGGTGATGTTTCTGCAGAGGCAGCTCGCCGTCGCGGTGGCGGCGGGCATTGCCGAGACGCAAGTGCTCGTCGATCCGGGGTACGGATTCGGGCTCGCGCTGGACCAGAATCTGGAGATCCTGCGGCGCCTCCGCGAGCTGGCGGTGCTGGGGCGCCCGATCCTGATCGGCACCTCTCGTAAAGGGAGCATCGGCAAGGTCTTGAATCTTCCGGTGCACGAGCGGCTGGAGGGCACGGCGGCAACGGTGGCGGTGGCGATCATGAACGGGGTGGATGTAGTGCGGGCGCACGACGTGCGCGCCATCGTCCGGGTCGCGCGCATGACCGATGCGATCACGAGGGGCGCGCCGCGCCTCCCGGCATGA
- the ftcD gene encoding glutamate formimidoyltransferase translates to MSRPIIECVPNVSEGRRPAVLTSLAGAIRNAEGVRLIDVSPDVDHNRAVYTFAGEGDAVCDAAFRVAEVALEQIDLRTHRGVHPRIGAVDVIPFVPLWNATLEACAALARRLAERLAAQLGLPVYLYGAAAHDPTRTLPTIRRGGFEGLRADITLPARRPDHGPTRVHPTGGAVAVGAREILIAFNVDLETTDLAAARAIAATVRESSGGLPAVQAMGVALASRGLVQVSMNLRDYRRTSPLTALRRVEAEAARLGIAVAAGELIGCAPREALPTDPLATLHLRALRPEQILDPEGLARDLYGTAGSDGPPAGGR, encoded by the coding sequence GTGTCGCGTCCCATTATCGAATGCGTGCCGAATGTTAGCGAGGGCCGACGTCCCGCGGTCCTGACGTCGCTTGCCGGCGCCATTCGGAACGCGGAAGGTGTTCGCCTCATCGATGTATCCCCCGATGTCGATCATAACCGGGCGGTCTATACCTTCGCTGGCGAGGGGGACGCCGTGTGCGATGCGGCCTTTCGAGTCGCCGAGGTAGCCCTCGAACAGATCGACCTCCGGACGCATCGGGGGGTGCACCCCCGGATCGGCGCCGTGGACGTCATTCCGTTCGTGCCGCTGTGGAACGCGACTCTCGAGGCGTGTGCGGCACTCGCCCGGCGCCTCGCCGAGCGGCTGGCGGCCCAGCTGGGCCTGCCGGTATATCTGTACGGCGCGGCGGCACACGATCCCACCCGCACGCTCCCGACGATCCGTCGCGGGGGATTCGAGGGGTTGCGCGCCGACATCACGCTACCCGCGCGGCGCCCCGATCATGGCCCGACCCGGGTACACCCCACGGGCGGGGCGGTCGCCGTCGGCGCGAGGGAGATCCTGATCGCGTTTAACGTGGACCTGGAGACGACCGATCTCGCGGCCGCCCGGGCGATCGCGGCGACGGTTCGGGAGTCCTCTGGAGGGCTCCCCGCGGTCCAGGCGATGGGGGTGGCGCTGGCGTCTCGGGGGCTCGTGCAGGTGTCGATGAACCTTCGTGACTACCGCCGGACGTCCCCCCTGACCGCGCTCCGGCGGGTCGAAGCCGAAGCCGCTCGCCTCGGCATTGCTGTCGCGGCGGGTGAACTCATCGGCTGCGCGCCCCGCGAGGCGTTGCCAACGGATCCGCTCGCCACCCTCCATCTTCGAGCGCTTCGTCCGGAACAGATCCTCGACCCGGAGGGGCTGGCCCGCGATCTCTACGGCACGGCTGGTTCCGACGGACCGCCGGCCGGGGGCCGATGA
- a CDS encoding ASCH domain-containing protein: MFALNFYSSVFAQALRDGSKTLTIRLGDKRDKYQDGQLVWVTVGTRFGTKQRIFTAMIDRVEVKALREVTPREIERENPATREHADLIEFLSKIYGRTIGPEDSVTVIHFSRVADARDE; this comes from the coding sequence ATGTTCGCCTTGAACTTCTATTCAAGTGTCTTCGCCCAGGCGCTCCGGGACGGCTCCAAAACGCTCACGATCCGCCTAGGAGACAAGCGCGACAAGTATCAGGACGGACAGCTGGTGTGGGTCACCGTCGGGACTCGGTTCGGGACCAAACAGCGAATCTTTACCGCGATGATCGACCGGGTGGAGGTGAAAGCGCTGCGTGAGGTGACTCCACGGGAGATCGAGCGGGAAAACCCCGCCACGCGCGAGCACGCCGACCTCATCGAGTTCTTATCGAAGATCTACGGGCGCACGATCGGACCTGAAGACTCCGTGACCGTGATTCACTTTTCGCGCGTCGCCGACGCGAGAGACGAGTAG
- a CDS encoding SIMPL domain-containing protein (The SIMPL domain is named for its presence in mouse protein SIMPL (signalling molecule that associates with mouse pelle-like kinase). Bacterial member BP26, from Brucella, was shown to assemble into a channel-like structure, while YggE from E. coli has been associated with resistance to oxidative stress.) produces MMKPPVLLTAFVAALALVGNPAGAAPAPSPLPVPPPGGPAAILGGQAIVVNGRGIVEAAPDRALVNIGAQITRPTAQEAQERLSATMNQVLSKITALGIPRERIQTIEINLYPQRRPQSGEITGYQAVQRAVVTVDDLALVGRVLDAAVAAGANLLDGVSFTLRDSTAYRARAFAAAVQDARTTATALATAAGVTISRVVRIEEMGATVPVTFGKAMTATPDATTPVLPGTLTVSAQVRAVFAF; encoded by the coding sequence ATGATGAAACCGCCGGTCCTACTGACCGCGTTTGTCGCCGCGCTCGCACTCGTCGGCAATCCTGCCGGAGCCGCCCCGGCGCCCTCTCCGCTACCGGTTCCGCCCCCCGGCGGCCCGGCCGCGATCCTGGGGGGCCAGGCGATCGTCGTCAACGGACGCGGGATCGTCGAAGCCGCTCCGGACCGCGCCCTCGTCAACATCGGCGCGCAGATCACGCGGCCCACCGCGCAGGAGGCTCAGGAACGCCTCAGCGCCACGATGAACCAAGTGCTGAGCAAGATCACCGCGCTAGGGATCCCGCGCGAGCGTATCCAAACGATCGAGATCAACCTCTACCCGCAGAGACGCCCGCAGTCCGGCGAGATCACCGGCTACCAAGCCGTGCAGCGGGCCGTAGTCACCGTCGACGATCTCGCCCTGGTGGGCCGTGTCCTCGACGCGGCGGTTGCCGCAGGCGCGAACCTGCTCGACGGCGTGTCGTTCACACTGCGCGACTCGACCGCCTACCGCGCGCGGGCCTTCGCCGCGGCGGTCCAAGATGCCCGGACCACGGCGACTGCGCTGGCGACGGCGGCCGGCGTCACGATCTCCAGGGTCGTGCGGATCGAGGAGATGGGCGCGACCGTCCCCGTCACCTTCGGAAAGGCGATGACGGCGACCCCGGATGCGACGACACCCGTGCTCCCGGGGACGCTCACGGTCTCCGCGCAGGTGCGGGCGGTGTTCGCGTTCTGA
- a CDS encoding isochorismatase family cysteine hydrolase codes for MIEVPPITIEPRVQVNPADTALIVVDMQNDFVDPRGSLTVAAAQATVPAIARLRAFAHARGLLVVYTQDWHRPDDPEFALWGAHAVAGTWGAEIVPDLAPRPDDLVVRKLRYDAFYGTTLDHELRQRRVASVIVTGTVSNICVLHTAGSAALRWLQIIVPVDAVSALTEFDQQAALRQIAFLYRGTLTRSDGIVAVPG; via the coding sequence ATGATCGAGGTCCCACCGATCACCATCGAGCCCCGGGTCCAGGTCAACCCCGCTGACACGGCCCTCATCGTGGTAGACATGCAGAACGACTTCGTGGATCCGCGCGGGAGCCTCACCGTGGCTGCGGCGCAGGCGACCGTGCCCGCGATCGCCCGCCTCCGAGCCTTCGCGCACGCGCGCGGGCTCCTCGTCGTCTACACGCAGGATTGGCACCGTCCCGACGATCCCGAGTTCGCGTTGTGGGGGGCGCACGCCGTGGCGGGAACGTGGGGGGCCGAGATCGTGCCCGACCTGGCGCCCCGCCCGGATGATCTGGTCGTCCGTAAACTTCGCTACGATGCGTTCTACGGCACGACGTTGGACCACGAGCTCCGGCAGCGGCGCGTCGCGTCAGTGATCGTGACCGGCACGGTGAGCAACATCTGCGTGCTCCACACCGCGGGCAGCGCCGCGCTCCGATGGCTGCAGATCATCGTCCCCGTGGACGCAGTCTCCGCGCTCACCGAATTCGATCAGCAGGCGGCGTTGCGGCAGATCGCGTTTCTCTACCGGGGTACGCTCACCCGAAGCGACGGCATCGTGGCCGTCCCCGGGTAG
- the ftsH gene encoding ATP-dependent zinc metalloprotease FtsH, with amino-acid sequence MFNKYVRNLLVWALIVVVVLYLVLPLYNNRGTSSEVVAYSTFISEAQQGHIDQVTIGDEAVSGQKKNGQPFRTYVPKGDSSYLEILRSHGVKISVDPPSRSSLWPNLVTTMLPFLVLVGLWMLMLRQAQSGSNQAMSFGKSRARLHTEAKTRVTFDDVAGVDEAKEELEEIIEFLRHPKKFQALGAKIPRGVLLVGPPGSGKTLLAKAIAGEAGVPFFSISGSEFVEMFVGVGASRVRDLFDQAKKSAPCLVFIDEIDAVGRQRGAGLGGGHDEREQTLNQLLVEMDGFDPNSGIIVIAATNRPDILDPALLRPGRFDRRIVVDNPDTKGRRAILDVHVRGKPIGDDANLDVLAKRTPGFSGADLANMVNEAALLAARRGKKRVGMSEFDEAIERVIAGPQRKSRILSPKERELTAFHEGGHALLGKLLPQANPPHKVTILPRGMALGYTLPLPQEDKYTVTRSEILANITAILGGRVAEEIVFGEITTGAANDFEKATELARKMVTEFGMSDKLGPLTLGTKHGPVFLGRDLVESRNYSDEIAYEIDKEVRRIIDECYSRARQVLTDHQEVLDRIAKALLERESLDSEELDALIAGELLPPDVSAAPPAPAVTQEVKSFSRSDATIPPKPKLKPEATG; translated from the coding sequence TTGTTTAACAAGTACGTCCGGAACCTGCTTGTCTGGGCGCTGATTGTCGTTGTCGTGCTCTACCTCGTGCTTCCTCTCTACAACAACCGGGGTACGTCGAGCGAGGTCGTCGCCTACAGCACATTCATCTCCGAGGCGCAACAGGGACACATCGACCAGGTGACGATCGGCGATGAGGCCGTGTCCGGTCAGAAGAAAAACGGCCAGCCGTTTCGCACGTATGTGCCCAAGGGCGATAGCTCGTACCTGGAGATCCTGCGGTCCCATGGCGTCAAGATCAGCGTAGATCCGCCCTCTCGATCGTCGCTCTGGCCCAACCTCGTGACCACGATGCTGCCGTTTCTCGTCCTCGTGGGCCTCTGGATGTTGATGTTGCGCCAGGCTCAATCGGGGTCGAACCAAGCGATGTCGTTCGGCAAAAGCCGGGCCCGCCTGCATACCGAAGCGAAGACCCGGGTGACATTCGACGACGTCGCCGGAGTGGACGAAGCCAAGGAGGAGCTGGAGGAGATCATCGAGTTTCTCCGGCATCCGAAGAAGTTCCAAGCGCTGGGCGCCAAGATCCCACGGGGGGTGCTGCTGGTGGGCCCGCCGGGGAGCGGCAAGACGCTGCTGGCCAAGGCGATCGCGGGCGAAGCCGGGGTGCCGTTCTTTTCGATCTCCGGCAGCGAGTTTGTCGAGATGTTCGTCGGCGTCGGCGCGAGCCGCGTACGAGATCTCTTCGACCAGGCGAAGAAGAGCGCGCCTTGTCTGGTGTTCATCGACGAGATCGATGCAGTAGGACGGCAGCGCGGCGCCGGATTAGGCGGCGGGCACGATGAACGGGAGCAGACGCTGAACCAGTTGCTGGTGGAGATGGATGGGTTCGATCCCAACTCCGGGATCATCGTCATCGCCGCCACCAACCGGCCGGACATCCTCGACCCGGCCCTGCTGCGGCCCGGCCGGTTCGACCGCCGGATCGTCGTGGACAACCCGGATACGAAGGGGCGGCGCGCCATCCTTGACGTGCACGTGCGTGGCAAGCCGATCGGTGACGATGCCAATCTGGACGTGCTGGCCAAGCGCACGCCCGGGTTCAGTGGGGCCGATCTGGCGAACATGGTGAACGAGGCGGCGCTGCTGGCGGCGCGGCGGGGGAAGAAGCGGGTCGGCATGTCCGAGTTCGACGAGGCGATCGAGCGGGTGATCGCGGGTCCGCAGCGAAAGAGCCGGATCCTGTCCCCCAAAGAGCGCGAGCTGACAGCATTCCATGAAGGCGGGCACGCGCTGTTGGGCAAGCTCCTGCCGCAGGCGAACCCGCCGCACAAGGTCACGATCCTGCCTCGCGGTATGGCGCTTGGCTATACGCTCCCGCTTCCGCAGGAGGACAAGTACACCGTCACGCGGAGCGAGATCCTGGCGAACATCACGGCGATCCTTGGCGGCCGGGTGGCCGAGGAGATCGTCTTCGGAGAGATCACGACCGGGGCGGCCAACGACTTCGAGAAAGCCACCGAGCTCGCCCGCAAGATGGTGACCGAGTTCGGGATGTCGGATAAGCTCGGGCCGCTGACGCTCGGCACCAAGCACGGGCCGGTGTTCCTGGGACGGGATCTCGTAGAAAGCCGGAACTACTCGGATGAGATCGCCTACGAGATCGACAAGGAAGTCCGCCGGATCATCGACGAGTGCTACAGCCGCGCGCGTCAGGTGCTGACCGACCACCAAGAGGTGCTCGACCGCATCGCCAAAGCGCTGCTGGAGCGGGAGTCGCTGGACAGCGAGGAGCTCGACGCGCTGATCGCCGGCGAGCTGCTGCCGCCCGACGTCTCGGCGGCCCCGCCGGCGCCGGCCGTGACCCAGGAGGTCAAGTCGTTCTCCCGTTCGGACGCCACCATTCCGCCGAAGCCAAAGCTGAAGCCGGAGGCGACCGGGTAG
- the tilS gene encoding tRNA lysidine(34) synthetase TilS, with protein MAGGDHAFVHRMQDTVRRHRMLMGGETVVVAVSGGPDSTALVHGLAAIARDRPLTLHVAHVDHGLRPEAGLDAAFVAAMSRTLGLEHHQAAVDPRTLADQEGLSVEDAARRLRYEFLARVARDVGATVVATGHTLDDQAETVLIRLLRGSGLDGLAGIPPVRRSGETSIIRPLLETTRRDVESYLRAIGAEWREDSTNRDLAILRNRIRLVLLPALEGYNPDVRQTLARAADLLRDEAEAIDTLAAARIAETLTGDLEVVQVSLERFIRLPAALQRRVLREALRRVRGNLRAVRFVHIEGARQLVLEGQAGSWMPLPGGVRITRLPTGAEVAAECTGGPPRLYKVSVPGRVVAVEYGVQVTAEELTRDQLEAGQDLARRDAVVLDAACVGSELVLRGPQPGDRFAPVGMEGRTKMVADYLRDEKIPRHRRASIPVLTTRDGMVLWIVGMRASEAAQITPTTMRGVRVVARPLRA; from the coding sequence ATGGCCGGTGGTGACCACGCATTTGTGCACCGCATGCAGGACACGGTGCGCCGGCACCGGATGCTCATGGGCGGAGAAACCGTCGTGGTGGCGGTCTCTGGCGGGCCCGACTCGACGGCGTTGGTGCACGGTCTTGCCGCGATCGCGCGCGACCGCCCCCTGACTCTTCACGTCGCCCATGTCGATCACGGGTTGCGTCCGGAGGCCGGTCTCGACGCGGCGTTTGTCGCCGCGATGAGCCGTACCCTCGGGTTGGAGCATCATCAAGCCGCCGTCGATCCGCGAACGCTCGCCGATCAAGAAGGCCTGTCCGTGGAAGACGCGGCGCGCCGGCTTCGCTACGAGTTTCTGGCGCGAGTCGCGCGGGACGTCGGCGCGACGGTCGTTGCCACAGGGCATACCCTCGATGATCAAGCCGAAACCGTGCTGATCCGGCTCCTGCGCGGGAGCGGCCTCGATGGGCTGGCCGGGATCCCCCCCGTTCGACGGAGCGGCGAAACGTCCATCATCCGGCCGCTGCTTGAGACCACACGGCGGGACGTCGAATCGTATCTTCGAGCGATCGGGGCCGAATGGCGGGAGGATTCGACGAACCGGGATCTCGCGATCCTCAGAAATCGGATCCGGCTGGTCCTGCTTCCCGCCCTCGAAGGGTATAATCCTGATGTGCGGCAAACGCTGGCGCGCGCGGCCGATCTGCTGCGGGACGAAGCTGAGGCGATCGACACGCTGGCGGCCGCGCGAATCGCGGAGACGCTCACGGGCGATTTGGAAGTCGTGCAGGTGTCGCTCGAGCGCTTCATCCGGTTGCCCGCGGCGCTCCAACGGCGCGTGCTGCGCGAGGCGTTGCGACGGGTACGCGGGAACTTGCGCGCCGTACGGTTCGTTCACATTGAAGGGGCACGGCAGCTTGTGCTCGAGGGGCAAGCGGGTTCCTGGATGCCGCTCCCCGGAGGCGTGCGGATCACCCGGCTCCCGACGGGCGCCGAGGTCGCGGCGGAATGCACGGGCGGCCCGCCGCGGTTATATAAGGTGTCGGTGCCGGGCCGTGTGGTCGCCGTGGAGTATGGTGTGCAGGTGACCGCGGAGGAGCTGACGCGAGATCAGCTCGAGGCGGGGCAGGACTTGGCCCGACGGGATGCGGTGGTGTTGGACGCCGCGTGTGTTGGGAGCGAGCTGGTGTTGCGGGGACCACAACCCGGAGACCGGTTCGCACCGGTGGGGATGGAGGGGCGGACGAAGATGGTCGCGGATTACCTGCGGGACGAGAAGATCCCGCGGCATCGCCGGGCGTCCATCCCGGTGTTGACGACACGGGACGGCATGGTCCTGTGGATCGTCGGCATGCGGGCATCGGAAGCTGCGCAGATTACACCAACCACGATGCGTGGCGTCCGCGTCGTGGCGCGGCCGTTGAGGGCGTGA
- the ald gene encoding alanine dehydrogenase has protein sequence MRIGVPKEIKDQEGRVGITPAGVHELVDAGHTVLVEAKAGEGSGISDRDYEHRGARITRAAAEAWDAEMVMKVKEPLSEEYRYLHPGQIIFTYFHLAAAPELTKTLLTSRSLAIAYETVQLADGELPLLTPMSEVAGRMSIQEGAFYLKETAGGKGTLLGGVTGVAPANVVIIGGGVVGTHAAKVATGMGAQVTVLERNPRRMSYLDDVLHGRAMAIMSNPVTIEQAVAYSDLLVGAVLIPGARAPRLVTEAMVQTMKPGSVIVDVAVDQGGCIETTEPTTHSHPIVIKHDVLHYGVTNMPGALPRTSTYALTNATIRYALAIAGKGWRRAALEDPALAHGVNTAEGHLTHPAVAEAHELPYTPLEKFLR, from the coding sequence GTGCGGATCGGCGTGCCAAAAGAAATCAAAGACCAGGAGGGACGCGTCGGCATTACGCCCGCCGGCGTCCATGAGTTGGTGGACGCCGGGCACACCGTGCTGGTCGAAGCGAAAGCGGGTGAAGGGAGCGGTATCTCCGACCGGGACTACGAACATCGAGGCGCGCGGATCACCCGCGCGGCGGCAGAGGCCTGGGACGCGGAGATGGTCATGAAAGTCAAGGAACCCCTATCGGAGGAGTACCGCTACCTCCATCCCGGACAGATCATCTTCACGTATTTCCATCTTGCGGCGGCCCCGGAGCTCACCAAGACGCTTCTCACATCCAGGTCCCTGGCGATCGCCTACGAAACGGTCCAGCTTGCCGACGGCGAACTGCCGCTGTTGACCCCGATGAGCGAGGTCGCGGGCAGGATGTCGATCCAGGAAGGGGCCTTCTATCTAAAGGAGACGGCCGGCGGTAAGGGGACGCTCTTGGGGGGCGTCACAGGAGTGGCCCCCGCCAACGTCGTCATCATCGGCGGCGGGGTCGTGGGGACGCATGCGGCAAAGGTGGCCACGGGGATGGGCGCGCAGGTGACGGTCCTGGAACGAAACCCCCGGCGGATGTCCTACCTGGACGACGTCCTGCACGGACGCGCGATGGCGATTATGAGCAACCCGGTCACGATCGAGCAGGCCGTTGCATACTCAGACCTGCTCGTGGGAGCCGTGCTCATCCCCGGGGCGCGCGCCCCGCGGCTTGTGACCGAGGCGATGGTGCAGACGATGAAACCCGGATCGGTGATCGTCGACGTCGCCGTCGATCAGGGGGGCTGTATTGAGACCACGGAGCCGACGACGCACAGCCACCCGATCGTAATAAAGCACGACGTCCTGCACTACGGCGTGACCAACATGCCGGGCGCGCTTCCACGGACCTCGACGTACGCGTTGACGAATGCGACCATCCGATACGCCCTGGCGATCGCCGGCAAGGGGTGGCGGCGCGCCGCGCTTGAGGACCCGGCATTGGCGCACGGCGTCAATACGGCGGAGGGACACCTCACACATCCGGCGGTCGCCGAAGCGCACGAGCTGCCCTATACCCCTCTCGAGAAATTCCTTCGGTAA